One Cardiocondyla obscurior isolate alpha-2009 linkage group LG11, Cobs3.1, whole genome shotgun sequence DNA segment encodes these proteins:
- the Napi-t gene encoding putative inorganic phosphate cotransporter: MDKKKELIKCRDVLWLLVLCGFAINYMLRLNLNLTIVAMVIPYPKPAAVAQCNEENNASTVDIWINETSWDDNTSFVNVTYEDRFAWNEYEQGLILGAYYWLHWISQLPGGLLARRYGTKLVFGLANFLTALLGFLIPYVTHLYMLIILRVVQGLIAGVIWPSMHDMTAKWIPPNERSRFVSAYLGSSVGAAVTYPLCAAVSSSLGWGASFHVTSLLGVIWYCFWHFLVYDSPQQHPRISDDEKNYILDNISGAIESEKETQIPWRSIVLSRPVWVTIFAHWGMAWGFFTLMTQAPTYFNFIHGWNINATGILAGAPHLLRMIFSYFFSMMSDWLLRTKRMSLTNVRKLATFVCTGVQGVLIAALGFSGCHPLLAVIFMMTGTAVNGAVSASTLAIFVDLSPNYASILLGFAGMIIIWAGFISPAIVGSLTNNNQTVGQWRLVFFIAAANSIASCIIYMVFGTSNEQPWNQYAKLNTKEREMQELSPATVKNDNYAENADDTEKSDFIKDR; this comes from the exons ATGGACAAGA aaaagGAGTTAATTAAATGTCGAGACGTTTTATGGCTCTTAGTTCTTTGCGGTTTTGCCATCAATTACATGTTACGATTAAATTTGAATCTCACTATTGTTGCAATGGTAATACCGTATCCGAAACCCGCAGCTGTTGCGCAGTGCAATGAGGAAAACAATGCATCAACCGTTGACATTTGGATTAACGAAACATCTTGGGATGATAATACTTCTTTCGTAAACGTCACG TATGAAGATCGATTTGCTTGGAACGAGTACGAACAAGGACTAATATTGGGAGCCTATTACTGGTTACACTGGATATCGCAGCTTCCTGGTGGTCTCTTGGCCAGACGATACGGTACGAAACTCGTGTTTGGTCTGGCAAACTTCTTAACGGCACTTCTAGGATTTCTTATACCTTATGTAACACATCTATACATGTTGATAATTCTCCGTGTGGTGCAAGGACTGATTGCG ggtGTTATATGGCCATCGATGCATGATATGACGGCGAAGTGGATCCCACCGAATGAGAGAAGCAGATTTGTCAGTGCTTATCTTG GTAGTTCTGTAGGAGCAGCAGTGACTTACCCTCTGTGTGCAGCCGTTAGTAGTTCCTTAGGCTGGGGTGCATCCTTCCACGTGACATCTTTGCTAGGCGTGATTTG GTATTGTTTCTGGCATTTCCTCGTATATGATTCACCACAGCAGCATCCGCGAATTTCTGATgatgagaaaaattatattcttgaCAATATCAGTGGAGCCATCGAAAGCGAAAAGGAAACTCAAATACCATGGAGATCGATAGTTCTGTCGAGACCGGTATGGGTGACTATCTTTGCTCATTGGGGCATGGCTTGGGGCTTTTTCACTCTCATGACACAGGCACCTACTTATTTCAACTTCATCCACGGATGGAATATCAATGCC aCTGGAATACTGGCGGGTGCGCCACATTTGCTCAGAATGATTTTCTCGTACTTTTTTTCAATGATGAGTGACTGGTTGCTACGTACGAAGCGAATGAGTCTGACAAATGTGAGGAAATTAGCCACCTTTGTATGCACCGGCGTACAAGGGGTTCTGATTGCGGCCCTTGGATTTAGTGGATGTCATCCGTTGCTCGCGGTTATTTTTATGATGACCGGTACGGCAGTTAACGGCGCCGTTTCCGCTTCTACATTGGCGATCTTCGTTGACTTGAGTCCTAATTATGCCAGCATCCTTCTTGGATTCGCTGGCATGATCATCATATGGGCTGGATTTATTTCGCCAGCTATCGTTGGGTCATTGACGAATAATAAT caaACTGTGGGACAGTGGCGCTTGGTTTTCTTTATCGCCGCCGCTAATTCGATAGCTAGTTGTATTATATACATGGTATTTGGTACCTCAAATGAGCAGCCGTGGAATCAGTATGCCAAACTAAATACGAAGGAACGAGAGATGCAGGAACTATCTCCTGCAACcgtaaaaaatgataattacgcCGAGAATGCGGATGACACCGAAAAATCGGACTTTATTAAAGAtagataa
- the LOC139106532 gene encoding uncharacterized protein isoform X3 has protein sequence MNLRDNIKKVTSLGYTENSAKFYRLNGLSQAARDKMMNERRVRKPRNINILEDDTNKDDNVDVISDKVKPSFDKHGISAAIKQVSGGINFSNEHWEHSYYKQIQSLSEKPQEKISQKFNNTNHHNIQLNKSKAKDTCIKQNNRFHRNAAIMSLIKMEKISWQDIDNPNENKMTKEETEILHGTISNKYLTNNTNQVEFVPLDEDPEICVHPHLQMGRHTKHSKGRLFMF, from the exons ATGAATTTGCGTGACAACATTAAAAAAGTAACCTCACTTGGTTATACGGAGAACAGCGCTAAGTTTTATCGATTAAACGGATTAAGTCAAGCTGCGAGAGACAAAATGATGAACGAAAGAAGAGTGAGAAAACCACGAAACATTAAT atactTGAAGATGACACAAACAAGGATGATAATGTGGATGTCATTAGTGACAAAGTAAAACCTTCTTTTGATAAGCATGGAATTTCTGCTGCCATTAAACAG gTATCAGgtggtattaatttttcaaatgaACATTGGGAACATAgttattataaacaaattcAAAGTTTATCTGAGAAACCTcaagaaaaaatatctcaaaagtttaataacaCAAATCATcataatatacaattaaataaatctaagGCTAAAGATACATGTATCAAACAGAATAACAGATTCCATAGAAATGCTGCTATTATGAGTCttattaaaatggaaaaaatttcATGGCAGGATATAGATAATcctaatgaaaataaaatgacaaaagAAGAAACTGAAATCTTG CATGGAACCATATCAAACAAGTATTTGacaaataatacaaatcaAGTGGAATTTGTTCCTCTTGACGAAGATCCTGAAATCTGTGTTCATCCTCATTTGCAAATGGGGAGACATACAAAACATAGCAAAG gtCGACTTTTTATGTTTTGA
- the LOC139106532 gene encoding uncharacterized protein isoform X2, whose amino-acid sequence MNLRDNIKKVTSLGYTENSAKFYRLNGLSQAARDKMMNERRVRKPRNINILEDDTNKDDNVDVISDKVKPSFDKHGISAAIKQVSGGINFSNEHWEHSYYKQIQSLSEKPQEKISQKFNNTNHHNIQLNKSKAKDTCIKQNNRFHRNAAIMSLIKMEKISWQDIDNPNENKMTKEETEILHGTISNKYLTNNTNQVEFVPLDEDPEICVHPHLQMGRHTKHSKGLSDFYLGIKG is encoded by the exons ATGAATTTGCGTGACAACATTAAAAAAGTAACCTCACTTGGTTATACGGAGAACAGCGCTAAGTTTTATCGATTAAACGGATTAAGTCAAGCTGCGAGAGACAAAATGATGAACGAAAGAAGAGTGAGAAAACCACGAAACATTAAT atactTGAAGATGACACAAACAAGGATGATAATGTGGATGTCATTAGTGACAAAGTAAAACCTTCTTTTGATAAGCATGGAATTTCTGCTGCCATTAAACAG gTATCAGgtggtattaatttttcaaatgaACATTGGGAACATAgttattataaacaaattcAAAGTTTATCTGAGAAACCTcaagaaaaaatatctcaaaagtttaataacaCAAATCATcataatatacaattaaataaatctaagGCTAAAGATACATGTATCAAACAGAATAACAGATTCCATAGAAATGCTGCTATTATGAGTCttattaaaatggaaaaaatttcATGGCAGGATATAGATAATcctaatgaaaataaaatgacaaaagAAGAAACTGAAATCTTG CATGGAACCATATCAAACAAGTATTTGacaaataatacaaatcaAGTGGAATTTGTTCCTCTTGACGAAGATCCTGAAATCTGTGTTCATCCTCATTTGCAAATGGGGAGACATACAAAACATAGCAAAG gCTTATCGGACTTTTACTTGGGTATCAagggataa
- the LOC139106527 gene encoding uncharacterized protein, with protein MPSSKTKIAIVGGGVAGLVTARHMVAKLDIYSITLFEQTDQIGGTWIYTDKTDFDKHGLLIHSSMYKNLRTNIPKEIMALPDFPFQNVDGPSFTHHSMIREYLMAYAKHFNLHPYIKLNTLVKRVEPETTRNGRTLWTVTYKSLETKEEITKTFDAVVLCNGHYSVGRVPHIPGIESFHGRRIHSHQYRMPEIYAGKRVCILGASWSGIDIALEVSQYANKVYLSHNLPEQFDSKMSSNVEQRPGVESVLGNVFTFRDGSSAEVDDFIYCTGYKFTYPFMSTKVEIRTNDDHVEPLYKYLVHMDYTNLFFMGLPTLVIPFPMMHIQAQYILAILEGRVKLPSSQQMREEYEIEKKSLLDQGILLRHINKLKERQWGYYDELAAAANVPSVAPVNRKIMEHVFHMRDVDFTTYKNYQYRIIDSENFSMSYCKPC; from the exons aTGCCGAGCAGTAAAACGAAAATCGCTATTGTGGGTGGTGGAGTGGCTGGTTTGGTGACAGCCCGTCATATGGTGGCAAAGTTAGATATTTACAGTATCACACTGTTCGAGCAGACTGATCAGATTGGCGGTACGTGGATCTACACCGATAAAACGGATTTTGACAAGCATGGACTGTTAATACACAGCAGCATGTATAAAAATCTCAG gacTAATATACCGAAAGAAATAATGGCATTACCTGATTTTCCCTTTCAAAATGTGGACGGCCCATCTTTCACTCATCACAGTATGATACGAGAATATCTGATGGCTTATGCGAAGCATTTTAACCTCCACCCCTACATTAAA TTAAATACCTTGGTGAAACGCGTGGAGCCAGAGACTACGAGAAACGGTCGGACCTTATGGACAGTAACATACAAGTCATTGGAAACCAAAGAGGAAATTACCAAGACCTTCGACGCCGTGGTGCTATGCAACGGTCATTACTCTGTTGGTCGTGTTCCGCATATTCCAGGCATCGAAAGCTTTCACGGTAGACGCATTCACAGCCACCAATACAGGATGCCAGAGATCTACGCCGGCAAGAGGGTTTGCATACTCGGCGCGTCCTGGTCCGGCATCGATATCGCCCTGGAAGTTTCGCAATATgctaataaa GTATATCTGAGCCATAATCTGCCAGAACAATTTGACTCGAAGATGTCAAGTAACGTCGAGCAAAGGCCCGGCGTCGAATCTGTTCTTGGGAACGTCTTCACCTTCCGTGACGGCTCTTCTGCAGAAGTGGACGATTTCATATACTGCACtg GTTACAAGTTTACGTATCCCTTTATGTCAACTAAAGTCGAGATACGTACAAACGATGATCACGTGGAGCCTCTTTACAAATATCTGGTGCACATGGATTATACGAATCTGTTCTTCATGGGTCTGCCCACACTTGTGATACCATTCCCGATGATGCATATCCAGGCGCAGTATATTCTCGCGATTCTTGAAGGTCGTGTTAAATTACCGTCGTCGCAACAGATGCGAGAAGAATATGAAATCGAGAAGAAGTCTCTACTGGATCAAGGAATTCtg TTGAGACACATTAACAAGCTCAAAGAGAGACAATGGGGTTACTACGACGAGCTCGCGGCCGCTGCAAATGTACCAAGCGTTGCGCCAGTGAATAGGAAAATCATGGAACACGTTTTTCACATGCGTGATGTAGATTTTACCacctataaaaattatcaataccGTATCATCGATAGCGAGAATTTCAGTATGTCTTATTGTAAACCTTGTTAA
- the Prtp gene encoding thioredoxin domain-containing protein 5 homolog codes for MLVLTMADLGTSKRWVVLFLFLLSQMGHSHDEEDVHTFRYTHDNFSTEVGKRNHFVMFYAPWCGHCQRLGPTWEQLAEISNESDNDIRIAKVDCTTESTLCSEQDVTGYPTLKFYKVGETKGIKFRGTRDLPTLTSFIVDQLGGSSLVEDIVSPPPEAVNGLLELTEDTFEKHVSSGHHFVKFYAPWCGHCQKLAPTWDELANSLRNDDIVSISKIDCTQHRSVCSQFDIKGYPTLLWIEDGKKIDKYTGQRTHEELKAYVSLMLGKTADESNQKNEHTDGVPHAILSLTSDSFKQGIEKGLSFVKFFAPWCGHCKRLAPTWEELGKKFFGNEFVNIVKVDCTLDVSKQLCNEQEVDGFPTLYLYRNGRKVSEYNGSRNLEDLYDFVMNHLKSHDEL; via the exons ATGCTGGTGCTTACAATGGCAGATCTCGGAACGTCCAAGCGGTGGGTTGTGCTCTTCTTATTTCTGCTGAGTCAGATGGGTCACAGCCACGACGAGGAGGACGTGCACACTTTTCGGTACACTCACGACAACTTTTCTACGGAAGTCGGCAAGAGGAATCATTTCGTTATGTTTTATGCCCCATG GTGTGGGCATTGCCAGAGACTCGGTCCTACATGGGAACAACTGGCAGAAATCTCAAATGAGAGTGACAATGACATAAGAATTGCCAAGGTAGACTGTACAACTGAGAGTACTTTGTGCAGTGAACAGGATGTTACTGGCTATCCTAC GCTAAAGTTTTATAAGGTTGGAGAAACCAAAGGCATCAAGTTTCGAGGCACTCGAGATTTACCTACATTAACTTCCTTTATTGTTGATCAACTCGGTGGTTCTTCTTTG GTTGAAGACATTGTGTCACCTCCTCCTGAAGCAGTAAATGGGTTATTAGAATTAACAGAAGATACATTTGAAAAACATGTATCTTCAGGGCatcattttgttaaattttatgcaCCTTGGTGTGGGCACTGCCAAAAATTAGCCCCAACATGGGATGAATTAGCCAACAGTCTTCGTAATGACGATATAGTCAGTATTTCTAAGATAGACTGCACACAGCATCGTAGTGTCTGCAGccaatttgatattaaaggATATCCCACATTGTTGTGGATTGAAGATGGAAAAAAG aTAGATAAATATACTGGTCAGCGGACTCATGAAGAGCTGAAAGCTTATGTGTCATTAATGTTGGGCAAAACTGCCGATGAGTCAAACCAGAAAAATGAACATACTGATGGAGTTCCACATGCTATACTAAGTCTTACATCTGACAGTTTCAAACAAGGTATCGAGAAAGGCCTTTCATTCGTCAAGTTTTTTGCCCCTTGGTGTGGACATTGTAAACGTCTGGCTCCTACGTGGGAGGAGCTAGGTAAAAAGTTCTTCGGTAATGAATTTGTGAATATCGTCAAAGTTGATTGTACACTCGACGTAAGTAAACAATTGTGCAATGAACAAGAAGTGGATGGGTTCCCGACGTTATACTTGTATCGTAACGGCCGCAAAGTTTCCGAGTACAATGGCTCGCGGAATCTCGAAGATCTGTATGACTTCGTAATGAATCACTTAAAATCACACGACGAATTGTAA
- the LOC139106532 gene encoding uncharacterized protein isoform X1 yields MNLRDNIKKVTSLGYTENSAKFYRLNGLSQAARDKMMNERRVRKPRNINILEDDTNKDDNVDVISDKVKPSFDKHGISAAIKQVSGGINFSNEHWEHSYYKQIQSLSEKPQEKISQKFNNTNHHNIQLNKSKAKDTCIKQNNRFHRNAAIMSLIKMEKISWQDIDNPNENKMTKEETEILHGTISNKYLTNNTNQVEFVPLDEDPEICVHPHLQMGRHTKHSKGNNIDLKRIGKKTTMTPMNYYLEQTDDSFFEFEKQDISS; encoded by the exons ATGAATTTGCGTGACAACATTAAAAAAGTAACCTCACTTGGTTATACGGAGAACAGCGCTAAGTTTTATCGATTAAACGGATTAAGTCAAGCTGCGAGAGACAAAATGATGAACGAAAGAAGAGTGAGAAAACCACGAAACATTAAT atactTGAAGATGACACAAACAAGGATGATAATGTGGATGTCATTAGTGACAAAGTAAAACCTTCTTTTGATAAGCATGGAATTTCTGCTGCCATTAAACAG gTATCAGgtggtattaatttttcaaatgaACATTGGGAACATAgttattataaacaaattcAAAGTTTATCTGAGAAACCTcaagaaaaaatatctcaaaagtttaataacaCAAATCATcataatatacaattaaataaatctaagGCTAAAGATACATGTATCAAACAGAATAACAGATTCCATAGAAATGCTGCTATTATGAGTCttattaaaatggaaaaaatttcATGGCAGGATATAGATAATcctaatgaaaataaaatgacaaaagAAGAAACTGAAATCTTG CATGGAACCATATCAAACAAGTATTTGacaaataatacaaatcaAGTGGAATTTGTTCCTCTTGACGAAGATCCTGAAATCTGTGTTCATCCTCATTTGCAAATGGGGAGACATACAAAACATAGCAAAGGTAATAATATTGACTTAAAACGTATTGGTAAAAAAACGACAATGACACCAATGAATTATTACCTCGAACAGACTGACGATTCCTTTTTTGAATTTGAAAAGCAAGACATATCGTCATGA
- the Lrr47 gene encoding leucine-rich repeat protein 1, with the protein MKFHCNVEIHDRTLSVCSQRRSQSILAFAKKSADDAEVCLYLQTRQKKQGTKYQIANNIEQVFTKFIADGKITIRLTRPCHDLIIQSDMIQLKSFLHILKRIKNERIQNYDNIVKDFTLMPDVYFNSSDFSLGKVKVVVKKKSEYPTLQGFPKTTEHLILSGLDRRSFDRQILRLQSLRILDLSNNKISSLPKEIGTLPHLQQLLLSGNNFGNSPRSKWAWLEQSAIKHNLTYLDISNNSLAELPKQIKNLAALIHLKINQNKLTNLPHNIKALRNLKVLDVAKNCLSYLPGAIRHLQLQSLDIAENPFVKYPNLINGHMNNENTTSVKMQSLVELSAKIILKSRLTYDESTIPYTLVEFLDEAKCCHVCRSACFDCFIKKFLFLHLGNVVVKTSVCATYQFECYFCSLFCANRYSV; encoded by the exons ATGAAGTTTCACTGCAATGTCGAAATTCATGACAGAACATTGTCTGTCTGCTCACAGAGGAGATCGCAATCAATTTTAGCGTTCGCGAAAAAATCAGCTGATGATGCTGAAGTGTGTCTGTATTTACAAACGCGGCAGAAGAAGCAGGGTACAAAGTATCAA attgCCAACAACATAGAACAAGTATTTACAAAGTTTATTGCCGACGGCAAAATTACGATAAGATTGACACGTCCTTGTCACGATCTGATCATTCAGAGTGATATgattcaattaaaaagttttcttcATATATTAAAGCGTATAAAAAATGAACGTATTCAAAATTACGATAATATAGTAAAAGATTTCACGCTTATGCCTgatgtgtattttaattcgagTGATTTTTCTTTGGGTAAAGTAAAAGtagtggtaaaaaaaaagtctgaaTATCCAACTTTACAAGGTTTTCCAAAAACAACAGAACATCTAATTTTAAGTGGATTAGATAGAAGGTCCTTTGATCGGCAAATTTTGCGTTTACAAAGTCTAAGAATTTTAGATTTatcaaacaataaaatttcatcCTTGCCAAAAGAAATAGGTACCTTACCTCATCTTCAACAACTTCTACTGTCCGGGAATAATTTTGGAAATTCACCTAGATCTAAATGGGCATGGCTAGAACAATCTGCTATTAAGCACAACTTAACTTATTTAGATATAAGTAATAATTCG cTGGCTGAGTTGCCAAAACAAATTAAGAATTTGGCTGCCTTGATACACctgaaaattaatcaaaacaAATTGACAAATTTACCACATAATATTAAAGCTTTGCGAAACCTAAAAGTTTTAGATGTAGCGAAAAATTGTTTGTCATATTTACCAGGGGCCATAAGACATCTACAATTACAATCTTTAGATATTGCAGAGAATCCATTTGTCAAATACCCAAACTTAATTAATGGACATATGAATAATGAAAATACAACCAGTGTAAAAATGCAAAGCCTTGTTGAATTGTCAGCTAAAATTATACTAAAATCTAg GTTAACGTACGATGAAAGTACAATACCGTATACGTTAGTGGAATTTTTGGATGAAGCAAAATGTTGCCATGTATGCAGATCTGCCTGTTTTGACTGTTTTATAAAGAAGTTTCTATTTCTACATCTAGGAAATGTTGTGGTAAAGACATCGGTGTGTGCTACTTACCAATTTGAATGTTATTTCTGCTCATTATTTTGCGCTAACCGTTATTCCGtataa